The following coding sequences lie in one Hippopotamus amphibius kiboko isolate mHipAmp2 chromosome 17, mHipAmp2.hap2, whole genome shotgun sequence genomic window:
- the STARD3 gene encoding stAR-related lipid transfer protein 3 isoform X1, whose translation MRKLSGELAGDLERSLPAVASLSQSLPSHVLPPPPEKRRAISDVRRTFCLFVTFDLLFISLLWIIELNEDEQQPWGLGSACRTIHISLFQTNTGIQKNLEQEVIHYSFKTSFFDIFVLAFFRFSGLLLGYAVLRLRHWWVIAVTTLVSSAVLIVKVILSELLSKGAFGYVLPIVSFVLAWLETWFLDFKVLPQEAEEERWYLAAQAAVARGPLLFSGALSEGQFYSPPESFAGSDNESDEDIVGKKSFSAEEREYILQGKEAMAVVDQILAQEENWKFEKNNEYGDTVYTIEVPFHGKTFILKTFLPCPAELVYQEVILQPERMVLWNKTVTACQILQRVEDNTLISYDVSSGAAGGVVSPRDFVNVRRIERRRDRYLSSGIATMHCAKPPTHKYVRGENGPGGFIVLKSASNPRVCTFVWILNTDLKGRLPRYLIHQSLAATMFEFAFHLRQRIAELGARA comes from the exons ATGCGCAAGCTGTCCGGGGAGCTGGCCGGAGACCTGGAGCGCAGCCTGCCGGCCGTGGCCTCCCTCAGCCAGAGCCTCCCCTCGCACGTCCTCCCGCCGCCTCCCGAGAAGCGCCGGGCCATCTCCGATGTGCGCCGCACCTTCTGTCTCTTTGTCACCTTCGACCTGCTCTTCATCTCCCTGCTCTGGATCATTGAGCTGAAC GAGGACGagcagcagccctggggacttggTTCTGCTTGCAGAACTATCCACATCTCTCTCTTCCAGACCAACACAGGCATCCAGAAGAACCTGGAGCAGGAGGTCATCCACTACAGCTTTAAAACTTCCTTCTTTGACATCTTT GTCCTGGCCTTCTTCCGCTTCTCCGGACTGCTCCTGGGCTATGCTGTGCTGCGGCTCCGGCACTGGTGGGTGATTGCG GTCACCACGCTGGTGTCCAGTGCCGTCCTCATTGTCAAGGTCATCCTCTCTGAG CTGCTCAGCAAAGGGGCCTTCGGCTACGTACTCCCCATCGTCTCCTTTGTGCTCGCCTGGTTGGAGACCTGGTTCCTTGACTTCAAAGTCCTACCCCAGGAGGCCGAGGAGGAGCGAT GGTATCTCGCTGCCCAGGCTGCTGTTGCCCGAGGACCCCTGCTCTTCTCCGGCGCCCTGTCCGAGGGCCAGTTCTATTCCCCCCCAGAATCCTTTGCAG GGTCTGACAATGAATCAGATGAAGACATTGTTGGGAAGAAAAGCTTCTCTGCCGAG GAACGGGAGTACATCCTGCAGGGGAAGGAGGCCATGGCGGTGGTGGACCAGATCTTGGCCCAGGAGGAGAACtggaagtttgagaagaataAT GAATATGGGGACACCGTGTACACCATCGAGGTTCCCTTTCATGGCAAGACCTTCATCCTGAAG accttcctgccctgccctgcagagCTGGTATACCAGGAGGTAATCCTGCAGCCCGAGAGGATGGTGCTGTGGAACAAAACGGTGACTGCCTGCCAG ATCCTGCAGCGAGTAGAAGACAACACCCTCATCTCCTATGATGTGTCTTCGGGGGCCGCGGGTGGTGTGGTCTCCCCCAG GGACTTCGTGAATGTCCGTCGCATTGAGCGGCGCAGAGACCGATACCTGTCATCAGGCATCGCCACCATGCACTGCGCCAAGCCCCCGACACACAAATATGTCAG GGGAGAGAATGGTCCTGGGGGCTTCATCGTGCTCAAGTCGGCCAGTAACCCCCGAGTCTGCACCTTCGTCTGGATCCTTAATACAGATCTCAAG GGCCGCCTGCCCCGGTACCTCATCCACCAGAGCCTCGCAGCCACCATGTTCGAATTCGCCTTCCACCTGCGGCAGCGCATTGCAGAGCTGGGGGCCCGGGCATGA
- the STARD3 gene encoding stAR-related lipid transfer protein 3 isoform X2: protein MRKLSGELAGDLERSLPAVASLSQSLPSHVLPPPPEKRRAISDVRRTFCLFVTFDLLFISLLWIIELNTNTGIQKNLEQEVIHYSFKTSFFDIFVLAFFRFSGLLLGYAVLRLRHWWVIAVTTLVSSAVLIVKVILSELLSKGAFGYVLPIVSFVLAWLETWFLDFKVLPQEAEEERWYLAAQAAVARGPLLFSGALSEGQFYSPPESFAGSDNESDEDIVGKKSFSAEEREYILQGKEAMAVVDQILAQEENWKFEKNNEYGDTVYTIEVPFHGKTFILKTFLPCPAELVYQEVILQPERMVLWNKTVTACQILQRVEDNTLISYDVSSGAAGGVVSPRDFVNVRRIERRRDRYLSSGIATMHCAKPPTHKYVRGENGPGGFIVLKSASNPRVCTFVWILNTDLKGRLPRYLIHQSLAATMFEFAFHLRQRIAELGARA, encoded by the exons ATGCGCAAGCTGTCCGGGGAGCTGGCCGGAGACCTGGAGCGCAGCCTGCCGGCCGTGGCCTCCCTCAGCCAGAGCCTCCCCTCGCACGTCCTCCCGCCGCCTCCCGAGAAGCGCCGGGCCATCTCCGATGTGCGCCGCACCTTCTGTCTCTTTGTCACCTTCGACCTGCTCTTCATCTCCCTGCTCTGGATCATTGAGCTGAAC ACCAACACAGGCATCCAGAAGAACCTGGAGCAGGAGGTCATCCACTACAGCTTTAAAACTTCCTTCTTTGACATCTTT GTCCTGGCCTTCTTCCGCTTCTCCGGACTGCTCCTGGGCTATGCTGTGCTGCGGCTCCGGCACTGGTGGGTGATTGCG GTCACCACGCTGGTGTCCAGTGCCGTCCTCATTGTCAAGGTCATCCTCTCTGAG CTGCTCAGCAAAGGGGCCTTCGGCTACGTACTCCCCATCGTCTCCTTTGTGCTCGCCTGGTTGGAGACCTGGTTCCTTGACTTCAAAGTCCTACCCCAGGAGGCCGAGGAGGAGCGAT GGTATCTCGCTGCCCAGGCTGCTGTTGCCCGAGGACCCCTGCTCTTCTCCGGCGCCCTGTCCGAGGGCCAGTTCTATTCCCCCCCAGAATCCTTTGCAG GGTCTGACAATGAATCAGATGAAGACATTGTTGGGAAGAAAAGCTTCTCTGCCGAG GAACGGGAGTACATCCTGCAGGGGAAGGAGGCCATGGCGGTGGTGGACCAGATCTTGGCCCAGGAGGAGAACtggaagtttgagaagaataAT GAATATGGGGACACCGTGTACACCATCGAGGTTCCCTTTCATGGCAAGACCTTCATCCTGAAG accttcctgccctgccctgcagagCTGGTATACCAGGAGGTAATCCTGCAGCCCGAGAGGATGGTGCTGTGGAACAAAACGGTGACTGCCTGCCAG ATCCTGCAGCGAGTAGAAGACAACACCCTCATCTCCTATGATGTGTCTTCGGGGGCCGCGGGTGGTGTGGTCTCCCCCAG GGACTTCGTGAATGTCCGTCGCATTGAGCGGCGCAGAGACCGATACCTGTCATCAGGCATCGCCACCATGCACTGCGCCAAGCCCCCGACACACAAATATGTCAG GGGAGAGAATGGTCCTGGGGGCTTCATCGTGCTCAAGTCGGCCAGTAACCCCCGAGTCTGCACCTTCGTCTGGATCCTTAATACAGATCTCAAG GGCCGCCTGCCCCGGTACCTCATCCACCAGAGCCTCGCAGCCACCATGTTCGAATTCGCCTTCCACCTGCGGCAGCGCATTGCAGAGCTGGGGGCCCGGGCATGA
- the TCAP gene encoding telethonin — MATSELSCQVSEENCERREAFWAEWKDLTLSTRPEEGCSLHEEDAQRRETYHRQGQCQALVQRSPWLVMRMGILGRGLQEYQLPYQRELPLPLFTPAKVGATKEEREETPIQLQELLALETALGGQCMDRQDMAEITKQLPPVVPVSKPGALRRSLSRSMSQEAQRG; from the exons ATGGCCACTTCAGAGCTGAGCTGTCAGGTGTCCGAGGAGAACTGTGAGCGCCGAGAGGCCTTCTGGGCTGAGTGGAAGGATCTGACGCTGTCCACACGGCCTGAGGAGGG CTGCTCCCTGCATGAGGAAGACGCCCAGCGGCGGGAGACCTACCACCGGCAGGGGCAGTGCCAGGCGCTGGTGCAGCGATCCCCCTGGTTGGTGATGCGGATGGGCATCCTGGGCCGTGGGCTGCAGGAGTACCAGCTGCCCTACCAGCGGGAGCTGCCGCTGCCCCTCTTCACCCCCGCCAAGGTGGGCGCCaccaaggaggagcgcgaggagACCCCCAtccagctgcaggagctgctggcACTGGAAACAGCCCTGGGTGGCCAGTGTATGGACCGCCAGGACATGGCCGAGATCACCAAGCAGCTGCCCCCTGTGGTGCCTGTCAGCAAGCCCGGCGCCCTTCGCCGCTCCCTGTCTCGCTCCATGTCCCAGGAGGCGCAGAGAGGCTGA
- the PNMT gene encoding phenylethanolamine N-methyltransferase, which translates to MSGTDRSHAADAAPDSDPGRAAVASAYQRFEPRAYLRNNYAPPRGDLSSPDGVGPWKLRCLAQTFATGEVSGRTLIDIGSGPTIYQLLSACAHFEDITMTDFLEVNRQELGLWLREEPGAFDWSEYSQHVCLIEGKGESCQEKERQLRARVKRILPIDVHQPQPLGAGSLASLSADALVSAFCLEAVSPDLASFQRALDHITTLLRPGGHLLLIGALEESWYLAGEARLAVVPVREEEVREALVRSGYEVRDLRAYVMPDHLRTGVDDVKGIFFAWAQKKVAV; encoded by the exons ATGAGCGGGACAGACCGGAGTCACGCTGCGGACGCGGCCCCCGACTCGGACCCGGGCCGGGCGGCAGTCGCCTCGGCCTACCAGCGCTTCGAGCCCCGAGCCTACCTCCGCAACAACTACGCGCCCCCTCGGGGGGACCTGAGCAGCCCCGACGGTGTCGGGCCTTGGAAGCTGCGCTGCTTGGCGCAGACCTTCGCCACCG GTGAGGTGTCTGGACGCACCCTCATTGACATCGGTTCGGGCCCCACTATATACCAGCTGCTCAGCGCCTGCGCCCACTTTGAGGACATCACCATGACAGATTTCTTGGAGGTGAACCGCCAGGAGCTGGGGCTCTGGCTGCGAGAAGAGCCTGGGGCCTTCGATTGGAGCGAGTACAGCCAGCATGTCTGTCTCATCGAGGGCAAGGG TGAATCCTGCCAGGAAAAGGAGCGCCAGCTGCGAGCCAGGGTCAAGCGGATCCTGCCCATCGACGTgcaccagccccagcccctgggcgCTGGGAGCCTGGCATCCCTGTCTGCCGATGCCCTGGTCTCTGCCTTCTGCCTGGAGGCTGTGAGTCCGGACCTTGCCAGCTTCCAGCGGGCCCTGGACCACATCACCACACTGCTGAGGCCTGGGGGGCACCTCCTCCTCATCGGGGCCCTGGAGGAGTCGTGGTACCTGGCTGGGGAGGCCAGGCTGGCAGTGGTGCCGGTGCgtgaggaggaggtgagggaggcccTGGTGCGCAGCGGCTATGAGGTACGGGATCTGCGTGCCTACGTCATGCCTGACCACCTTCGGACAGGCGTAGACGATGTCAAGGGCATCTTCTTCGCCTGGGCCCAGAAGAAGGTAGCGGTGTGA